A genomic segment from Lytechinus variegatus isolate NC3 chromosome 10, Lvar_3.0, whole genome shotgun sequence encodes:
- the LOC121423203 gene encoding glycine-rich protein DOT1-like, translated as MEVDGEEGERGGGGYDDYHGGGWGGGGYDDYYEGGWGGGGYDDYYGGERGGGGYDDYYEGGWGGGGYDDYHGGGRGGGGYDDYHGGGRGGGGYDDYHGGGRGGGGYDDYHGGEKGGGGYDDYHGGGRGGEGYDDYHGGGRGGGGYDDYHGGERGGGGYDDYHGGERGGGGYDDYHGGERGGGGYDDYHGGGRGGGRYDDYHGGGRGGGGYDDDYHGGERGGEGYDDSHGGGWGGGGYDDYHGGGRGGGGYDDYYEGGWGGGGYDDYYEGGWGGGGYDDYHGGGRGGGGYDDYYEGGWGGGGYDDYYEGGWGGGGYDDYYEGGWGGGGYDNYH; from the exons ATGGAGGTGGATGGGGAGGAGG GTGAAAGGGGAGGAGGGGGATATGATGATTACCATGGAGGTGGATGGGGAGGAGGGGGATATGATGATTACTACGAAGGTGGATGGGGAGGAGGGGGATATGATGATTACTATGGAGGTGAAAGGGGAGGAGGGGGATATGATGATTACTACGAAGGTGGATGGGGAGGAGGGGGATATGATGATTACCATGGAGGTGGAAGGGGAGGAGGGGGATATGATGATTACCATGGAGGTGGAAGGGGAGGAGGGGGATATGATGATTACCATGGAGGTGGAAGGGGAGGAGGGGGATATGATGATTACCATGGAGGTGAAAAGGGAGGAGGGGGATATGATGATTACCATGGAGGTGGGAGGGGAGGAGAGGGATATGATGATTACCATGGAGGTGGAAGGGGAGGAGGGGGATATGATGATTACCATGGAGGTGAAAGGGGAGGAGGGGGATATGATGATTACCATGGAGGTGAAAGGGGAGGAGGGGGATATGATGATTACCATGGAGGTGAAAGGGGAGGAGGGGGATATGATGATTACCATGGAGGTGGGAGGGGAGGAGGGAGATATGATGATTACCATGGGGGTGGAAGGGGAGGAGGgggatatgatgatgattaccATGGAGGTGAAAGGGGAGGAGAGGGATATGATGATTCCCATGGAGGTGGATGGGGAGGAGGGGGATATGATGATTACCATGGAGGTGGAAGGGGAGGAGGGGGATATGATGATTACTATGAAGGTGGATGGGGAGGAGGGGGATATGATGATTACTATGAAGGTGGATGGGGAGGAGGGGGATATGATGATTACCATGGAGGTGGAAGGGGAGGAGGGGGATATGATGATTACTATGAAGGTGGATGGGGAGGAGGGGGATATGATGATTACTATGAAGGTGGATGGGGAGGAGGGGGATATGATGATTACTACGAAGGTGGATGGGGAGGAGGGGGATATGATAATTACCATTGA
- the LOC121423204 gene encoding versican core protein-like, which yields MSNPCLHGGYCEETLNAYICHCPPGISGSICEIASHVDVEFTTLDIARKEHIPSTPIGTGSTHTNHLLETTLGETMIPRSISAPSEVDVSCPAGWIAGWNKCYYFSRYKLTWIKSKDFCLDALILNSTSGSRSAASLLAFENSFEVTTFNNLTMELSLLNSAFWLNCRGWKEDWECQVDSWKNTTSFRDWAPGDPTYSRVAKCAVMGPSGDKWSSKTCGRKFKFVCQVSYSQLQGMEISSWNSDSFSFESSSNFNFLDQKDNDSTSKEDHGRWDGMRGWGYDDYHGGGRGGGGYDDYHGGGRGGGGYDDYHGGERGGGRYDDYHGGERGGEGYDDYYDV from the exons ATGAGCAACCCCTGTCTACATGGAGGCTACTGTGAGGAAACATTAAATGCTTATATCTGTCACTGTCCGCCAGGAATATCTGGATCCATCTGCGAAATAG CATCACATGTCGACGTCGAATTTACAACATTAGACATAGCTAGAAAGGAGCATATCCCGAGTACACCCATTGGAACGGGATCCACCCACACGAACCACTTGCTAGAAACAACGTTAGGAGAAACGATGATACCACGCTCTATAAGTGCACCAAGCGAAG TGGATGTGAGTTGTCCTGCTGGTTGGATAGCGGGATGGAATAAGTGCTACTATTTTTCCAGGTATAAACTAACTTGGATCAAAAGTAAGGACTTTTGTCTTGATGCTCTCATCCTAAATAGTACTTCCGGGTCACGGTCAGCAGCATCACTTCTGGCATTTGAGAACAGTTTTGAAGTAACCACGTTCAACAATTTGACAATGGAACTTTCCTTGCTGAACAGTGCTTTTTGGTTGAACTGTCGAGGGTGGAAAGAGGATTGGGAATGTCAAGTTGACTCCTGGAAAAATACGACATCATTCCGAG ACTGGGCACCCGGTGACCCTACTTACAGTCGAGTGGCAAAGTGTGCCGTGATGGGGCCGTCCGGTGATAAGTGGTCCAGTAAAACGTGTGGAAGAAAATTCAAGTTCGTCTGTCAGGTCAGCTATTCTCAGCTCCAGGGAATGGAAATCTCGTCCTGGAATTCTGACAGTTTTAGTTTTGAAAGTAGCTCTAACTTCAATTTTCTTGATCAGAAAGACAATGATTCCACATCCAAAGAAGATCATGGAAGGTGGGATGGAATGAGAGGATGGGGATATGATGATTACCATGGAGGTGGAAGGGGAGGAGGGGGATATGATGATTACCATGGAGGTGGAAGGGGAGGAGGGGGATATGATGATTACCATGGAGGTGAAAGGGGAGGAGGGAGATATGATGATTACCATGGAGGTGAAAGGGGAGGAGAGGGATATGATGATTACTATGATGTTTAA
- the LOC121423081 gene encoding mucin-17-like yields MRLRGISQTEVWMCVWILVTIVTTSAVLKSPCLTELRSFCGVLRLPLGREIQLVPRSLRNISHTPYKLLKSLGNSSFICTLPVPTLKDDGEWNTTQLITSHQATITHETTTGISVQITGETGGTTTPISTHIISGKGTSEAPAPATESTAVLGTDVTKMSSEATAPATESTAVAGTDVMSTEAPASATESTAVPGTDVTQMSSEATAPATESTAVLGTDVTKMSSEATTPATESTAVPGTDLTQMNSDGESFTDVTTTEGYETSPLTSSLSTKAKTDPTSTSVPTTKNSSSLSVLCPSNFVLYGPKCYHFPPVDDVTSYMNYTQAKDYCFSEVSTGMADVTPLTINSLDENTFLVDVLQDVVDITGNDLVWVNCDPNERFDCIPDSSLVNQPLNDICTILSLIDGLWYGVDCSYLAFVVCQFIPDVDWSSSSEPEFNLGIIGIGK; encoded by the exons ATGAGATTG AGAGGCATTTCACAGACAGAGGTATGGATGTGCGTCTGGATTCTTGTAACAATAG TCACCACTTCTGCTGTTTTAAAGTCACCATGCCTGACAGAACTAAGGAGTTTTTGCGGCGTCCTTCGACTACCATTGGGTCGTGAGATTCAGTTAGTCCCTAGGTCATTACGAAACATCTCTCATACACCCTACAAACTCCTGAAGTCTCTTGGGAATTCGAGTTTTATCTGCACACTCCCAG TTCCAACGCTTAAAGATGATGGGGAATGGAATACGACTCAATTAATTACGTCTCATCAGGCAACCATTACTCATGAAACTACAACTGGGATATCAGTCCAAATAACAGGAGAGACTGGTGGGACTACAACTCCTATTTCGACCCATATCATTTCTGGAAAAGGGACTTCTGAAGCACCTGCACCTGCGACTGAATCGACTGCAGTTCTTGGGACGGATGTAACGAAGATGAGCTCTGAAGCAACTGCACCTGCGACAGAATCAACCGCAGTTGCAGGAACGGATGTGATGAGTACTGAAGCACCTGCATCTGCGACAGAATCAACTGCAGTTCCTGGAACGGACGTGACACAAATGAGTTCTGAAGCAACTGCACCTGCGACAGAATCAACCGCAGTTCTTGGAACGGATGTAACGAAGATGAGCTCTGAAGCAACTACACCTGCGACAGAATCAACCGCAGTTCCTGGAACAGATTTAACGCAGATGAATTCTGACGGAGAGTCTTTTACAGATGTTACTACGACTGAAGGGTACGAAACTTCTCCTTTGACTTCATCTTTATCTACAAAAGCCAAAACCGATCCGACCAGTACAAGTGTTCCCACCACGAAAAATTCGTCTTCTCTGTCAG TGCTGTGCCCTTCCAACTTCGTCCTCTATGGCCCCAAGTGTTACCACTTTCCACCTGTTGATGATGTAACCTCCTACATGAATTACACCCAAGCCAAAGACTACTGCTTCAGTGAGGTATCCACGGGAATGGCCGATGTAACACCGTTGACCATCAACAGTCTTGACGAGAATACGTTCTTGGTTGATGTTCTCCAAGACGTTGTGGATATCACTGGGAATGATTTGGTTTGGGTGAACTGTGATCCGAATGAGCGTTTCGACTGCATTCCGGATTCATCTTTGGTTAATC AACCTTTGAATGATATCTGCACTATTCTGTCTCTCATCGACGGTCTCTGGTACGGCGTCGACTGCTCATACTTAGCTTTTGTTGTTTGCCAATTTATTCCCGATGTGGATTGGTCGAGCAGTTCCGAACCTGAATTTAATTTGGGGATAATAGGCATaggtaaatga